GACAGAAAAAAAGTAAATATAATAGCTTCTCTAAATGGAATGATTTTTTTATTTAGACAATACATAGCATCAACAAATATAAGGATTGAAACATTTAATATAGAACCGCTAATAAATAATACCGTTATCAGAATGAGGAAAAATTTTGAGAATGAGAATATAAATCTAAATGTTCAAAATGACATAAAGCCGATTCTGATTGGAGACAGTTTCAGAATAAAAGCAGTAATAAGCCAGTTAATTGGTAGTGCGGTTATAAATAGTAGCAAGAATAGCAAGATTATTGTCAACGTCAATCAGAATTCAGAAATATTACAATTTATAGTACAAAACATAGAACTAAGCACTTCTAAAGAAAAATTAGAAAAAATAAATGCTGAACTAGAGAATACGAATTTGGTAATGTATCAAGAACTAGGAGAAGGATTGGCATTTATAAAACATCTTACACATCAGATGAAAGGAAATCTACGAGTTAAAGAGCAAAATAATTATGTAACTTTTTCATTTGATGTACCAACAATAGTTTGAATTATTCTTTAGGAGAATGCTATGAAAGAAAAGAAGAAAACAATTAACAAATGGATGGTACAAATTCCTCCAATACCAATTACGTTGGTGAATGGAGAGAGTGAGAATATCGATGAATATATGGAAATAATAACAAAGCTAAGAAAAGCGAAGTATCAGGTCGAGGCAGCTGAATCATTGAAAGAATATTGTACAGATTTAATACAGGAGATTAAATATAGATTTAATATTGCAACGAGTGAAATTGTAAGGCTTGCAAGCGAGATCATGTTAAATGATTCAGAAAATAAAGATAAGCTGAAAACAATATTAAATTGATCAGCAAATCTCCAAGGGTACTGTAATGATGTAGTTTACACGCTTAGAAGCGAAATTGAGAATGAAAATTTATGTTTAAAAAAATTTAGCATACAAAAGCTAGTAAAAAATGCCGTCAGGAGACTAGAAGACATTGCAAAAGAGAAAGATATAAAAATCAATTACAATTTTCAGTACAAAATGAAGGATATTGTGATTGGAAATAGTGATCACTTACAAGCTATATTAAGTCAATTAATAGGAAGCGTCATTAGATTTAATCACAGCTGCCAGGTTATAATTACAGTTCATTTGTTTACTGTAAAAAATTATATAAAAAGCGATAACATACTACAATTTAGAATACACGATACAGGAAGCGGTATTTCAAAAGAAAAATTAGGGAATATAAAAGCTAAATTAGCTGATTTTGAGTTGGTACGAGACTATCCACTAATGCTTGAATCAGGATTATGGTTTGTAAATTACCTTATTAATCAACTTAATGGAGAAATGGAAATAGAAAGCGAAAAAGACAAGTTTACAACCATTACTTGCAATATTCCAGTACAACTTTTTTAATCAAATTAATTCGCTTCTTTCGCAGTTTTTATCTAAGATTGAAGTATATAAAAAGTTTAATTTATTGTATAATTTATTAAAGATTATTTAGAGATGAAAAATGATAAACTT
This genomic interval from Orientia tsutsugamushi contains the following:
- a CDS encoding sensor histidine kinase, with the protein product MPIEDEGQNKINKLTEKLSTEGINSTTIKQIDSEMQKLYFQLEESEQVSINCIEWIQYFRLIVNNYDRKKVNIIASLNGMIFLFRQYIASTNIRIETFNIEPLINNTVIRMRKNFENENINLNVQNDIKPILIGDSFRIKAVISQLIGSAVINSSKNSKIIVNVNQNSEILQFIVQNIELSTSKEKLEKINAELENTNLVMYQELGEGLAFIKHLTHQMKGNLRVKEQNNYVTFSFDVPTIV
- a CDS encoding ATP-binding protein, with translation MKDIVIGNSDHLQAILSQLIGSVIRFNHSCQVIITVHLFTVKNYIKSDNILQFRIHDTGSGISKEKLGNIKAKLADFELVRDYPLMLESGLWFVNYLINQLNGEMEIESEKDKFTTITCNIPVQLF